In Solenopsis invicta isolate M01_SB chromosome 1, UNIL_Sinv_3.0, whole genome shotgun sequence, one genomic interval encodes:
- the LOC105193277 gene encoding kinesin-like protein unc-104 isoform X14 gives MSSVKVAVRVRPFNYREITRQAQCIIEMTGSTTSITNPKATPGSKEATKSFNYDYSYFSMDPNEENYSTQLMVYKDIGEEMLEHAFEGYNVCIFAYGQTGAGKSYTMMGKQEEGQEGIIPQICKDLFRKISYTSNERLKYSVEVSYMEIYCERVRDLLNPKNRGNLRVREHPLYGPYVEDLSKLAVLSYEDIHDLIDEGNKARTVAATNMNETSSRSHAVFTIFFTQQQQDCITGLMTEKVSKISLVDLAGSERADSTGAKGTRLKEGANINKSLTTLGKVISALAEIATKKKKKADFIPYRDSVLTWLLRENLGGNSKTAMIAAISPADINYDETLSTLRYADRAKQIVCKAVVNEDANARLIRELKEEIQKLRELLKQEGIDVQEGPDGKITYEKKEPRDEIIRTNKRNEEDKESRPRLSSHTTSTIAEEAVEQLQASEKLIAELNETWEEKLKRTESIRLQREAVFAEMGVAVKEDGVTVGVFSPKKTPHLVNLNEDPLMSECLIYYIKDGFTRIGSAEAQVPQDIQLCGPHILREHCVFENHEGIITLIPKTGALIYVNGREVTEPLILTTGSRVILGKSHVFRFNHPDQVRERIANGSPAETPGNNEPLADWNFAQVELLEKQGIDLKVEMEKRLLVLEEQFRKEKEEADQLFEEQRKSYEARIDALQRQVEEQSMTMSMYSSYTPEDFNNIEEDIFVNPLFDAESNWTEREFQLAAWAFRKWKYHQFTSLRDDLWGNAIFLKEANAISVELKKKVQFQFTLLTDTLYSPLPPDLLPVMDEEEEDERPFPRTIVAVEVQDMKNGATHYWTLDKLRQRLELMREMYHNEAELSPTSPDFNIESITGGDPFYDRFPWFRMVGRSFVYLSNLMYPVPLIHKVAIVNEKGDVKGYLRVAVQAVVEEENSEYSSGVRQSARISFEDDLFGGHKHNKRSSLLAQTLEKNRQILLHEERVVEGHNEINQKDMKDEDDIGDADSGRGDSSVSSDMKEEELPDHLQPGAEFTFRVTVLQAMGISTEYADIFCQFNFLHRHDEAFSTEPVKNTGKGNPPGFYHVQNITVTVTKSFLEYLKTQPIVFEVFGHYQQHPLHKDAKLEYSVRQPPKRMLPPSIPISQPVRSPKFGSVLPSPSTSHVHAKYDVLVWFEICELAPNGEYVPSVVDHSDDLPCRGLFLLHQGIQRRIRITIVHEPASELRWKDVRELVVGRIRNTPEPEEEDNDSSVLSLGLFPGEYLEIPGDDRTMFRFEAAWDSSLHNSTLLNRVTSYGEQIFMTISAYLELENCGRPAIITKDLSMIIYGRDARVGPRSLKHLFSGSYRNQEANRLSGVYELVLRRSSEAGSPGVQRRQRRVLDTSSTYVRGEENLHGWRPRGDSLIFDHQWELEKLTRLEEVERVRHTLLLREKLGIDKIPFCNKPLHDFTKSEKDVCNMVAKATNEPHASPVKLKRSTSKDVYEPWEMTERERELTTKYIKLIQGRIPSKEPILLSDVSPGEDTITDLSTSMMSSVISSSSQESVYARDNDFFEQAADIIVWSRSKSCLLRLSSPERARLQELQESILASESANQTCTVAPPPLGSSSPSKENLVLYVPEVEEIRISPVIARKGYLNVLEHKTNGWKKRWVAVRRPYVLIFREEKDPVERALINLATAQVEYSEDQLAMVKVPNTFSVVTKHRGYLLQTLGDKEVYDWLYAINPLLAGQIRSKLARKSPAAPNLSNGAPIGITPQLEQQSNQTK, from the exons ATGTCGTCGGTTAAAGTAGCGGTGAGGGTACGGCCCTTCAACTATCGCGAGATCACTCGTCAGGCACAATGTATAATAGAAATGACGGGGAGTACTACTT CCATAACGAATCCGAAAGCTACACCAGGAAGCAAAGAAGCAACCAAGAGCTTCAATTATGACTATTCCTACTTTTCTATGGAC CCAAATGAGGAAAACTACTCGACGCAGCTCATGGTTTACAAGGATATCGGCGAAGAAATGTTGGAACACGCTTTCGAAG GTTATAACGTTTGCATTTTTGCATACGGCCAAACTGGCGCCGGTAAATCTTACACTATGATGGGCAAGCAGGAAGAAGGGCAGGAAGGAATAATACCACAGATTTGCAAGGATCTGTTTAGGAAAATCAGTTATACGTCTAATGAGCGATTGAAATATTCTGTAGAAGTGAGTTATATGGAAATTTATTGCGAGAGGGTGCGCGATTTGTTAAATCCGAAAAATAGGGGAAATCTTCGAGTAAGAGAACACCCGCTATATGGACCCTACGTCGAAGATCTTTCCAAGCTGGCCGTTTTGTCGTACGAAGACATTCATGATCTCATAGACGAGGGTAACAAGGCCAG gacTGTCGCAGCAACCAACATGAACGAAACATCTAGCAGATCACATGCAGTTTTCACGATATTCTTTACACAGCAGCAACAGGACTGTATTACTGGTTTGATGACGGAAAAAGTTAGCAAAATATCGCTGGTCGATCTGGCTGGATCCGAGAGAGCTGATTCGACAGGTGCGAAAGGGACACGATTGAAAGAAGGAGCTAACATTAACAAGAGTTTAACGACTCTCGGGAAAGTTATCAGTGCTCTAGCCGAAATT gcaacgaaaaagaagaagaaagccgATTTTATACCATACAGAGACTCCGTTTTAACATGGTTATTGCGGGAGAACTTGGGCGGAAATTCGAAAACTGCTATGATTGCGGCAATTAGCCCTGCCGATATCAATTATGATGAGACGCTTTCAACCTTacg ATATGCGGATAGAGCGAAACAAATCGTTTGCAAAGCCGTGGTCAACGAGGACGCGAATGCCAGGCTTATCAGAGAACTCAAAGAAGAGATACAGAAACTACGGGAACTTCTAAAGCAGGAAGGCATCGATGTGCAAGAAG GGCCAGATGGCAAAATTACATACGAAAAGAAAGAACCTA GGGACGAAATTATCAGAACGAACAAGCGGAACGAAGAAGACAAGGAATCTCGACCGAGGCTTTCGTCTCACACTACTTCCACTATTGCCGAAGAGGCGGTTGAACAATTGCAAGCGTCCGAAAAATTGATTGCAG AACTGAACGAAACATGGGAAGAAAAGTTGAAACGAACCGAATCGATTCGCTTGCAACGCGAGGCAGTATTCGCCGAAATGGGAGTCGCGGTGAAAGAGGATGGCGTTACAGTAGGCGTCTTCTCTCCTAAGAAGACACCACACTTGGTGAATCTGAACGAGGATCCGCTCATGTCGGAGTGTCTGATCTATTATATCAAGGATGGATTCACGCGCATCGGTAGCGCTGAAGCGCAAGTGCCCCAGGATATCCAACTGTGTGGCCCACACATACTTAGGGAGCATTGCGTTTTCGAGAACCACGAGGGGATTATAACTCTCATACCGAAGACCGGAGCCTTGATTTATGTCAACGGTCGCGAGGTAACCGAGCCACTTATCCTAACGACTGGTTCACGTGTCATCCTGGGAAAAAGCCACGTTTTCCGATTTAATCACCCAGATCAAG TACGCGAACGGATAGCGAACGGGTCCCCGGCAGAAACTCCCGGCAATAACGAACCATTAGCAGATTGGAATTTCGCACAGGTCGAGCTATTAGAAAAACAGGGTATCGATCTAAAGGTTGAGATGGAGAAGAGACTACTTGTACTGGAAGAACAATTCCGTAAAGAAAAGGAGGAAGCTGATCAGTTGTTCGAAGAACAGCGAAAG AGCTACGAAGCGCGGATAGACGCACTGCAGAGGCAGGTGGAGGAACAAAGTATGACAATGTCTATGTACAGCAGTTACACACCGGAAGACTTCAACAACATCGAGGAAGATATTTTCG TCAACCCATTGTTTGACGCAGAGAGCAACTGGACCGAGAGAGAGTTTCAACTGGCCGCTTGGGCCTTCCGCAAGTGGAAATATCATCAATTCACGAGTTTACGGGACGATCTTTGGGGCAATGCGATATTCCTTAAAGAGGCTAATGCTATATCTGTTGAACTTAAAAAGAAG gttcaatttcaatttacctTACTTACGGACACCCTTTATTCACCACTTCCTCCGGATCTTTTACCCGTCATGGACGAAGAAGAGGAGGATGAAAGGCCATTTCCACGCACGATCGTTGCCGTCGAGGTCCAAGATATGAAAAATGGTGCTACACATTATTGGACGTTGGACAAATTAAG GCAAAGGCTGGAATTGATGCGCGAGATGTACCACAACGAGGCTGAACTCTCACCTACATCTCCAGATTTCAATATCGAATCGATCACAGGAGGCGATCCATTTTACGACCGCTTTCCGTGGTTCCGCATGGTCGGCAG aTCTTTTGTATATCTGAGCAACCTCATGTACCCGGTGCCGTTAATTCACAAAGTAGCCATCGTGAACGAAAAGGGCGACGTTAAGGGTTACTTACGAGTTGCTGTACAGGCCGTAGTTG AAGAGGAAAACAGTGAATACTCAAGTGGCGTCAGACAATCAGCACGAATCTCCTTTGAAGATGACTTATTTGGCGGGCACAAGCATAACAAGCGTAGCTCGCTTCTGGCTCAAACTCTAGAGAAAAATCGGCAGATTTTGCTGCACGAGGAACGCGTGGTTGAAGGGCACAACGAGATCAATCAGAAGGACATGAAGGACGAAGATGATATAGGGGATGCCGACAGTGGCAGAGGCGACAGTTCGGTCTCGAGCGACATGAAGGAGGAAGAGTTGCCGGATCACTTGCAACCTGGTGCAGAATTCACTTTTAGGGTAACGGTCCTACAAGCTATGGGCATTTCCACGGAATACGCTGACATTTTCTGTCAGTTCAA tTTCTTACATCGGCACGATGAAGCTTTCTCGACAGAGCCGGTAAAGAACACGGGCAAGGGTAATCCACCCGGATTTTATCACGTACAGAAT ATTACAGTCACGGTTACTAAATCCTTCTTGGAATATTTGAAGACTCAACCTATCGTCTTCGAAGTGTTTGGTCATTATCAGCAACATCCGTTGCACAAGGATGCGAAACTAGAATA CAGCGTACGACAGCCACCAAAAAGGATGCTTCCGCCATCCATACCGATTAGCCAGCCAGTTCGTTCGCCGAAATTCGGGAGTGTTCTACCGTCTCCTAGCACGTCGCATGTGCACGCCAAGTACGACGTGCTGGTGTGGTTTGAAATCTGCGAATTGGCACCAAACGGCGAATACGTGCCATCAGTAGTAGATCACAGCGACGATCTGCCGTGTCGTGGACTATTTTTGCTTCATCAGGGAATACAGCGACGTATACGAATCACTATTGTGCACGAACCGGCCTCCGAATTGAGGTGGAAAGATGTACGCGAACTTGTGGTTGGCCGCATTCGAAACACCCCGGAACCAGAGGAAGAAGATAATGATTCGTCTGTGCTTTCGTTGGGTCTATTCCCAGGCGAATATCTCGAAATTCCTGGTGACGATCGAACCATGTTCAGATTCGAAGCAGCCTGGGATAGCTCCCTGCATAACTCAACTTTGCTCAATCGAGTCACGTCTTACGGAGAGCAAATCTTTATGACCATCTCTGCGTATCTCGAG CTGGAGAATTGTGGAAGACCTGCGATTATCACGAAAGATCTAAGCATGATCATCTACGGCAGAGACGCGAGAGTTGGACCACGCTCGCTTAAACACCTATTTAGTGGCAGCTATCGCAACCAGGAAGCAAATCGGCTCAGCGGTGTCTACGAATTGGTGCTACGTCGTTCTTCGGAAGCAGGTAGCCCAG GAGTTCAAAGACGTCAACGTCGCGTCTTGGATACGAGCTCCACATACGTCCGGGGCGAGGAGAACCTGCACGGATGGAGACCGCGCGGAGACAGTCTCATATTTGATCATCAGTGGGAGCTCGAAAAGTTAACAAGGCTAGAGGAAGTGGAGAGAGTGCGGCATACATTGTTATTGCGGGAGAAACTCGGCATTGACAAAATACCATTCTGCAATAAACCTCTGCACGACTTTACGAAGAGCGAAAAg GATGTCTGTAATATGGTGGCGAAGGCCACGAACGAGCCACATGCCAGCCCGGTGAAACTGAAACGTTCGACGAGTAAAGACGTTTACGAACCTTGGGAAATGACCGAAAGAGAGCGCGAATTGACGACCAAGTACATTAAACTCATTCAAGGCAGAATCCCGAGCAAGGAACCGATATTACTCTCCGATGTTTCACCTGGCGAGGACACTATAACCGATTTATCCACATCTATGATGTCTTCAGTCATATCGTCCTCATCTCAAGAGTCAGTATATGCGAGAGATAACGATTTCTTTGAGCAG GCTGCTGATATAATAGTATGGAGCAGGTCTAAGTCGTGCCTCCTTAGGTTGAGCTCACCGGAGAGGGCTAGGTTGCAAGAACTCCAGGAGAGTATATTGGCGAGCGAGTCGGCTAATCAGACTTGCACTGTCGCACCACCGCCGCTCGGATCATCCTCGCCGTCGAAGGAAAATTTGGTGTTATATGTACCAGAGGTGGAAGAGATACGTATTAGTCCGGTCATCGCGCGGAAGGGTTACTTGAATGTTCTCGAACACAAGACCAATGGTTGGAAGAAACGTTGGGTG GCTGTCCGCCGACCGTATGTTCTCATTTTCCGAGAGGAGAAAGATCCTGTCGAGAGggcattaattaatttagctACAGCTCAAGTCGAGTATTCCGAGGATCAGCTGGCCATGGTGAAAGTGCCGAATACTTTCAG TGTCGTTACCAAGCACAGAGGATACTTGCTACAGACTTTAGGCGATAAGGAGGTCTACGACTGGCTGTATGCGATTAATCCTCTTCTAGCTGGTCAAATTAG GTCAAAGCTTGCCCGCAAAAGTCCGGCTGCTCCGAATTTAAGCAACGGTGCGCCAATTGGCATAACACCGCAGTTGGAACAGCAGAGCAATCAGACCAAGTGA
- the LOC105193277 gene encoding kinesin-like protein unc-104 isoform X9 — MSSVKVAVRVRPFNYREITRQAQCIIEMTGSTTSITNPKATPGSKEATKSFNYDYSYFSMDPNEENYSTQLMVYKDIGEEMLEHAFEGYNVCIFAYGQTGAGKSYTMMGKQEEGQEGIIPQICKDLFRKISYTSNERLKYSVEVSYMEIYCERVRDLLNPKNRGNLRVREHPLYGPYVEDLSKLAVLSYEDIHDLIDEGNKARTVAATNMNETSSRSHAVFTIFFTQQQQDCITGLMTEKVSKISLVDLAGSERADSTGAKGTRLKEGANINKSLTTLGKVISALAEIAATKKKKKADFIPYRDSVLTWLLRENLGGNSKTAMIAAISPADINYDETLSTLRYADRAKQIVCKAVVNEDANARLIRELKEEIQKLRELLKQEGIDVQEGDEIIRTNKRNEEDKESRPRLSSHTTSTIAEEAVEQLQASEKLIAELNETWEEKLKRTESIRLQREAVFAEMGVAVKEDGVTVGVFSPKKTPHLVNLNEDPLMSECLIYYIKDGFTRIGSAEAQVPQDIQLCGPHILREHCVFENHEGIITLIPKTGALIYVNGREVTEPLILTTGSRVILGKSHVFRFNHPDQVRERIANGSPAETPGNNEPLADWNFAQVELLEKQGIDLKVEMEKRLLVLEEQFRKEKEEADQLFEEQRKSYEARIDALQRQVEEQSMTMSMYSSYTPEDFNNIEEDIFVNPLFDAESNWTEREFQLAAWAFRKWKYHQFTSLRDDLWGNAIFLKEANAISVELKKKVQFQFTLLTDTLYSPLPPDLLPVMDEEEEDERPFPRTIVAVEVQDMKNGATHYWTLDKLRQRLELMRHVYNEDSSPSTPEAKEDIFQCLTVYSNPKFSLANLLPSRQRLELMREMYHNEAELSPTSPDFNIESITGGDPFYDRFPWFRMVGRSFVYLSNLMYPVPLIHKVAIVNEKGDVKGYLRVAVQAVVEEENSEYSSGVRQSARISFEDDLFGGHKHNKRSSLLAQTLEKNRQILLHEERVVEGHNEINQKDMKDEDDIGDADSGRGDSSVSSDMKEEELPDHLQPGAEFTFRVTVLQAMGISTEYADIFCQFNFLHRHDEAFSTEPVKNTGKGNPPGFYHVQNITVTVTKSFLEYLKTQPIVFEVFGHYQQHPLHKDAKLEYSVRQPPKRMLPPSIPISQPVRSPKFGSVLPSPSTSHVHAKYDVLVWFEICELAPNGEYVPSVVDHSDDLPCRGLFLLHQGIQRRIRITIVHEPASELRWKDVRELVVGRIRNTPEPEEEDNDSSVLSLGLFPGEYLEIPGDDRTMFRFEAAWDSSLHNSTLLNRVTSYGEQIFMTISAYLELENCGRPAIITKDLSMIIYGRDARVGPRSLKHLFSGSYRNQEANRLSGVYELVLRRSSEAGSPGVQRRQRRVLDTSSTYVRGEENLHGWRPRGDSLIFDHQWELEKLTRLEEVERVRHTLLLREKLGIDKIPFCNKPLHDFTKSEKDVCNMVAKATNEPHASPVKLKRSTSKDVYEPWEMTERERELTTKYIKLIQGRIPSKEPILLSDVSPGEDTITDLSTSMMSSVISSSSQESVYARDNDFFEQAADIIVWSRSKSCLLRLSSPERARLQELQESILASESANQTCTVAPPPLGSSSPSKENLVLYVPEVEEIRISPVIARKGYLNVLEHKTNGWKKRWVAVRRPYVLIFREEKDPVERALINLATAQVEYSEDQLAMVKVPNTFSVVTKHRGYLLQTLGDKEVYDWLYAINPLLAGQIRSKLARKSPAAPNLSNGAPIGITPQLEQQSNQTK; from the exons ATGTCGTCGGTTAAAGTAGCGGTGAGGGTACGGCCCTTCAACTATCGCGAGATCACTCGTCAGGCACAATGTATAATAGAAATGACGGGGAGTACTACTT CCATAACGAATCCGAAAGCTACACCAGGAAGCAAAGAAGCAACCAAGAGCTTCAATTATGACTATTCCTACTTTTCTATGGAC CCAAATGAGGAAAACTACTCGACGCAGCTCATGGTTTACAAGGATATCGGCGAAGAAATGTTGGAACACGCTTTCGAAG GTTATAACGTTTGCATTTTTGCATACGGCCAAACTGGCGCCGGTAAATCTTACACTATGATGGGCAAGCAGGAAGAAGGGCAGGAAGGAATAATACCACAGATTTGCAAGGATCTGTTTAGGAAAATCAGTTATACGTCTAATGAGCGATTGAAATATTCTGTAGAAGTGAGTTATATGGAAATTTATTGCGAGAGGGTGCGCGATTTGTTAAATCCGAAAAATAGGGGAAATCTTCGAGTAAGAGAACACCCGCTATATGGACCCTACGTCGAAGATCTTTCCAAGCTGGCCGTTTTGTCGTACGAAGACATTCATGATCTCATAGACGAGGGTAACAAGGCCAG gacTGTCGCAGCAACCAACATGAACGAAACATCTAGCAGATCACATGCAGTTTTCACGATATTCTTTACACAGCAGCAACAGGACTGTATTACTGGTTTGATGACGGAAAAAGTTAGCAAAATATCGCTGGTCGATCTGGCTGGATCCGAGAGAGCTGATTCGACAGGTGCGAAAGGGACACGATTGAAAGAAGGAGCTAACATTAACAAGAGTTTAACGACTCTCGGGAAAGTTATCAGTGCTCTAGCCGAAATT GCG gcaacgaaaaagaagaagaaagccgATTTTATACCATACAGAGACTCCGTTTTAACATGGTTATTGCGGGAGAACTTGGGCGGAAATTCGAAAACTGCTATGATTGCGGCAATTAGCCCTGCCGATATCAATTATGATGAGACGCTTTCAACCTTacg ATATGCGGATAGAGCGAAACAAATCGTTTGCAAAGCCGTGGTCAACGAGGACGCGAATGCCAGGCTTATCAGAGAACTCAAAGAAGAGATACAGAAACTACGGGAACTTCTAAAGCAGGAAGGCATCGATGTGCAAGAAG GGGACGAAATTATCAGAACGAACAAGCGGAACGAAGAAGACAAGGAATCTCGACCGAGGCTTTCGTCTCACACTACTTCCACTATTGCCGAAGAGGCGGTTGAACAATTGCAAGCGTCCGAAAAATTGATTGCAG AACTGAACGAAACATGGGAAGAAAAGTTGAAACGAACCGAATCGATTCGCTTGCAACGCGAGGCAGTATTCGCCGAAATGGGAGTCGCGGTGAAAGAGGATGGCGTTACAGTAGGCGTCTTCTCTCCTAAGAAGACACCACACTTGGTGAATCTGAACGAGGATCCGCTCATGTCGGAGTGTCTGATCTATTATATCAAGGATGGATTCACGCGCATCGGTAGCGCTGAAGCGCAAGTGCCCCAGGATATCCAACTGTGTGGCCCACACATACTTAGGGAGCATTGCGTTTTCGAGAACCACGAGGGGATTATAACTCTCATACCGAAGACCGGAGCCTTGATTTATGTCAACGGTCGCGAGGTAACCGAGCCACTTATCCTAACGACTGGTTCACGTGTCATCCTGGGAAAAAGCCACGTTTTCCGATTTAATCACCCAGATCAAG TACGCGAACGGATAGCGAACGGGTCCCCGGCAGAAACTCCCGGCAATAACGAACCATTAGCAGATTGGAATTTCGCACAGGTCGAGCTATTAGAAAAACAGGGTATCGATCTAAAGGTTGAGATGGAGAAGAGACTACTTGTACTGGAAGAACAATTCCGTAAAGAAAAGGAGGAAGCTGATCAGTTGTTCGAAGAACAGCGAAAG AGCTACGAAGCGCGGATAGACGCACTGCAGAGGCAGGTGGAGGAACAAAGTATGACAATGTCTATGTACAGCAGTTACACACCGGAAGACTTCAACAACATCGAGGAAGATATTTTCG TCAACCCATTGTTTGACGCAGAGAGCAACTGGACCGAGAGAGAGTTTCAACTGGCCGCTTGGGCCTTCCGCAAGTGGAAATATCATCAATTCACGAGTTTACGGGACGATCTTTGGGGCAATGCGATATTCCTTAAAGAGGCTAATGCTATATCTGTTGAACTTAAAAAGAAG gttcaatttcaatttacctTACTTACGGACACCCTTTATTCACCACTTCCTCCGGATCTTTTACCCGTCATGGACGAAGAAGAGGAGGATGAAAGGCCATTTCCACGCACGATCGTTGCCGTCGAGGTCCAAGATATGAAAAATGGTGCTACACATTATTGGACGTTGGACAAATTAAG ACAGCGCTTGGAACTGATGAGACATGTGTACAACGAGGACTCGAGCCCCAGCACTCCGGAGGCCAAAGAGGATATTTTCCAATGCCTTACAGTCTACTCTAATCCGAAGTTCTCGCTCGCAAATCTTTTGCCTTCGAG GCAAAGGCTGGAATTGATGCGCGAGATGTACCACAACGAGGCTGAACTCTCACCTACATCTCCAGATTTCAATATCGAATCGATCACAGGAGGCGATCCATTTTACGACCGCTTTCCGTGGTTCCGCATGGTCGGCAG aTCTTTTGTATATCTGAGCAACCTCATGTACCCGGTGCCGTTAATTCACAAAGTAGCCATCGTGAACGAAAAGGGCGACGTTAAGGGTTACTTACGAGTTGCTGTACAGGCCGTAGTTG AAGAGGAAAACAGTGAATACTCAAGTGGCGTCAGACAATCAGCACGAATCTCCTTTGAAGATGACTTATTTGGCGGGCACAAGCATAACAAGCGTAGCTCGCTTCTGGCTCAAACTCTAGAGAAAAATCGGCAGATTTTGCTGCACGAGGAACGCGTGGTTGAAGGGCACAACGAGATCAATCAGAAGGACATGAAGGACGAAGATGATATAGGGGATGCCGACAGTGGCAGAGGCGACAGTTCGGTCTCGAGCGACATGAAGGAGGAAGAGTTGCCGGATCACTTGCAACCTGGTGCAGAATTCACTTTTAGGGTAACGGTCCTACAAGCTATGGGCATTTCCACGGAATACGCTGACATTTTCTGTCAGTTCAA tTTCTTACATCGGCACGATGAAGCTTTCTCGACAGAGCCGGTAAAGAACACGGGCAAGGGTAATCCACCCGGATTTTATCACGTACAGAAT ATTACAGTCACGGTTACTAAATCCTTCTTGGAATATTTGAAGACTCAACCTATCGTCTTCGAAGTGTTTGGTCATTATCAGCAACATCCGTTGCACAAGGATGCGAAACTAGAATA CAGCGTACGACAGCCACCAAAAAGGATGCTTCCGCCATCCATACCGATTAGCCAGCCAGTTCGTTCGCCGAAATTCGGGAGTGTTCTACCGTCTCCTAGCACGTCGCATGTGCACGCCAAGTACGACGTGCTGGTGTGGTTTGAAATCTGCGAATTGGCACCAAACGGCGAATACGTGCCATCAGTAGTAGATCACAGCGACGATCTGCCGTGTCGTGGACTATTTTTGCTTCATCAGGGAATACAGCGACGTATACGAATCACTATTGTGCACGAACCGGCCTCCGAATTGAGGTGGAAAGATGTACGCGAACTTGTGGTTGGCCGCATTCGAAACACCCCGGAACCAGAGGAAGAAGATAATGATTCGTCTGTGCTTTCGTTGGGTCTATTCCCAGGCGAATATCTCGAAATTCCTGGTGACGATCGAACCATGTTCAGATTCGAAGCAGCCTGGGATAGCTCCCTGCATAACTCAACTTTGCTCAATCGAGTCACGTCTTACGGAGAGCAAATCTTTATGACCATCTCTGCGTATCTCGAG CTGGAGAATTGTGGAAGACCTGCGATTATCACGAAAGATCTAAGCATGATCATCTACGGCAGAGACGCGAGAGTTGGACCACGCTCGCTTAAACACCTATTTAGTGGCAGCTATCGCAACCAGGAAGCAAATCGGCTCAGCGGTGTCTACGAATTGGTGCTACGTCGTTCTTCGGAAGCAGGTAGCCCAG GAGTTCAAAGACGTCAACGTCGCGTCTTGGATACGAGCTCCACATACGTCCGGGGCGAGGAGAACCTGCACGGATGGAGACCGCGCGGAGACAGTCTCATATTTGATCATCAGTGGGAGCTCGAAAAGTTAACAAGGCTAGAGGAAGTGGAGAGAGTGCGGCATACATTGTTATTGCGGGAGAAACTCGGCATTGACAAAATACCATTCTGCAATAAACCTCTGCACGACTTTACGAAGAGCGAAAAg GATGTCTGTAATATGGTGGCGAAGGCCACGAACGAGCCACATGCCAGCCCGGTGAAACTGAAACGTTCGACGAGTAAAGACGTTTACGAACCTTGGGAAATGACCGAAAGAGAGCGCGAATTGACGACCAAGTACATTAAACTCATTCAAGGCAGAATCCCGAGCAAGGAACCGATATTACTCTCCGATGTTTCACCTGGCGAGGACACTATAACCGATTTATCCACATCTATGATGTCTTCAGTCATATCGTCCTCATCTCAAGAGTCAGTATATGCGAGAGATAACGATTTCTTTGAGCAG GCTGCTGATATAATAGTATGGAGCAGGTCTAAGTCGTGCCTCCTTAGGTTGAGCTCACCGGAGAGGGCTAGGTTGCAAGAACTCCAGGAGAGTATATTGGCGAGCGAGTCGGCTAATCAGACTTGCACTGTCGCACCACCGCCGCTCGGATCATCCTCGCCGTCGAAGGAAAATTTGGTGTTATATGTACCAGAGGTGGAAGAGATACGTATTAGTCCGGTCATCGCGCGGAAGGGTTACTTGAATGTTCTCGAACACAAGACCAATGGTTGGAAGAAACGTTGGGTG GCTGTCCGCCGACCGTATGTTCTCATTTTCCGAGAGGAGAAAGATCCTGTCGAGAGggcattaattaatttagctACAGCTCAAGTCGAGTATTCCGAGGATCAGCTGGCCATGGTGAAAGTGCCGAATACTTTCAG TGTCGTTACCAAGCACAGAGGATACTTGCTACAGACTTTAGGCGATAAGGAGGTCTACGACTGGCTGTATGCGATTAATCCTCTTCTAGCTGGTCAAATTAG GTCAAAGCTTGCCCGCAAAAGTCCGGCTGCTCCGAATTTAAGCAACGGTGCGCCAATTGGCATAACACCGCAGTTGGAACAGCAGAGCAATCAGACCAAGTGA